A stretch of Apis cerana isolate GH-2021 linkage group LG1, AcerK_1.0, whole genome shotgun sequence DNA encodes these proteins:
- the LOC107994926 gene encoding syntaxin-5 has protein sequence MPARRRHVGLEHGVDHGFVITTSNSPWQGNIISQQSSNHESEGCDLTQNSKKQADIASSTMTSRDRTNEFINAIRMMQSRTVARAVISQNPRRARQLQSYSNFMMIAKSIGKNIASTYTKLEKLALLAKRKSIFNDRQVEIEELTNIIKTDLKSLNHQIGKLQELSKKQREGYSASHSHHVASHSSSIVMTLQSKLANMSNHFKSVLEMRSENMREEQSRRQQFTQGSVSTLLPPSVTGKQGSLLLQEETSPSSVVINLDSAMMQAVQDDTDAYVQSRAETMQSIESTIVELGGIFQQLAHMVKEQEEMVERIDSNIEDTEINVEAAHAEILKYFQSVTNNRWLMIKIFAVLIFFFIFFVVFLA, from the exons ATGCCAGCACGTAGACGACACGTTGGCTTGGAGCATGGTGTAGACCATGGTTTCGTGATCACAACCTCAAACAGTCCTTGGCAGGGCAATATCATAAGTCAGCAGAGTTCTAATCATGAAAGTGAAGGGTGCGATTTAACACAAAACTCAAAAAAGCAAGCGGACATCGCATCATCGACAATGACGTCCCGCGATAGAACTAATGAATTCATTAACGCCATTCGGATGATGCAAAGCAGAACCGTGGCACGAGCGGTGATTTCGCAAAACCCTCGTCGAGCACGTCAATTGCAGAGTTACTCAAATTTCATGATGATAGCTAAGagtattggaaaaaatatagcaAGCACTTATactaaattagaaaaacttgCTCTGT tgGCAAAAaggaaatcaatatttaatgatagacAAGTGGAAATAGaagaattaacaaatatcataaaaacagatttaaaaagtttaaatcatCAAATAGGAAAGCTACAGGAACTTAGTAAAAAACAACGAGAAGGATATAGTGCATCTCATAGTCATCATGTGGCTTCACATTCATCTTCAATTGTTATGACATTACAATCAAAACTGGCAAATATgtcaaatcattttaaaagtgTTCTTGAAATGAGATCAGAG AATATGAGAGAGGAACAAAGTAGAAGACAACAATTTACTCAAGGTTCTGTATCTACTCTCTTACCTCCAAGTGTTACTGGAAAACAAGGTTCATTGTTATTGCAAGAAGAAACTTCTCCTTCTTCTGTAGTTATAAATTTGGATTCAGCAATGATGCAAGCAGTTCAGGATGATACt gATGCATATGTTCAATCAAGAGCAGAAACAATGCAAAGTATAGAATCTACTATTGTTGAACTTGGtggaatttttcaacaattagcACATATGGTTAAAGAACAAGAGGAAATGGTGGAaag gaTAGATTCCAATATAGAAGATACAGAAATAAATGTGGAAGCAGCTCATGcagaaatcttaaaatattttcaatctgtAACTAATAACAGAtggttaatgataaaaatattcgcggttcttatatttttctttatattttttgtagtgTTTTtggcataa